The Syngnathus scovelli strain Florida chromosome 19, RoL_Ssco_1.2, whole genome shotgun sequence region TGGAAGTAGCTGCCAAAATGGACAGAGTTACAGATGGGCATAAAAGGGAACTTTTATCttctgaatataaaaaaaaaattccaagatATGGACGATGCATTATTTACTTACATGAGGTGATAGGATCCGAAAAATTGGCtgagaacaaaaaaacaactgctGGGGCATATAAAGGAGGGAACGGTATGGAAAACAGCAGATTTAAAGTTAATGAAGTCCTGGTTGTCAGTCACTCCCTTTGCTCCATCTTTACTTTGGGTGGCTTGAGGAAGGACCTgttcttcttttctttgctCTTGCCTTTAGCCTGGAACGTTCTCCAACTGTCCACACGGCCATCTCTCGTTTCCTGTGGAGTGTTTTGACACCGTGACCAGAATGCTAAAACAACtgaaaagcaacaaaaataGCACGATCAAAGAGTAAATTGACCTCAAAATTTTTCTGCCATTCCCTATCTCGTTTTGCTTTTTCTGCTGCTTCAATTTCTTCCTCTCGTGCCCTTTTCCTGCAGAAGAGAACACAAGAATAtcccaattctttttttttttctttctggctTGCACCACCGAGTACTTACCTTTCATGCATGTCCTTTgcttctctttcttttcttttgatgGCAAGCTCAGCAAAGAGTTTCATGGTCTGCTTATACACTGCTTGCTTGAACTGGTGGAGGAAAGAGTAAATCACTTACGGACTGGACTGCCACATAAAACCAGAACCAGCGTTGATTTGAACATAGCAAACACTTACTAGTTCCGGGTCATCCTCTTCTACTATCTGAGCTTTCCCTTCCTTTTTTAActgtttctttttctcttttacCTGTAGTgagtgtgcaaaaaaataacaatcatCAGGACACGTTTAGGTACATCAGAAGTAGGTCGGCACATTCAAAGCGACATTGCAAAGtagtccaattcaattttcaaaTTGCAAAACAAAACCTGTTTGCTtcattcaggtcagttgctaagCTTCATTTtcatactgtgtgtgtgtgttctttctAACTGATCTAATGAATAATCTTGTCAATAAAAGTTTAAGACATGAAATAAATCGTACGTGATGTTTGAGTTGCTAACAAATCTTTGTCATTTAACATTGTAAATAAAAGGCACGAAATGAGTCTTGTATAACGTTTGAGTTGATAAGAAATGTATCACTTAACATTTAGTACCTCCCTGAAATAGTTGCCATTCATATTGATGCGCACTCACCATGTGCTCCACATA contains the following coding sequences:
- the dnajc8 gene encoding dnaJ homolog subfamily C member 8; amino-acid sequence: MAASGGESSQAPSDDLFQNFYSEVKQIEKRDSVLTSKQQIDRLLRPGSSYFNLNPFEVLQIDPDATDIDLKKRFRALSILVHPDKNQDDADRAQQAFEAVDKAYKLLQDPEQKKRALDVIQAGREYVEHMVKEKKKQLKKEGKAQIVEEDDPELFKQAVYKQTMKLFAELAIKRKEREAKDMHERKRAREEEIEAAEKAKRDREWQKNFEETRDGRVDSWRTFQAKGKSKEKKNRSFLKPPKVKMEQRE